In a genomic window of Pedobacter sp. KBS0701:
- the gltX gene encoding glutamate--tRNA ligase, producing the protein MDKKVRVRFAPSPTGGLHLGGVRTALFNYLFAKKNNGTFVLRIEDTDQNRFVEGAEQYIVNCLDWCGITPDESPNNPGSYGPYRQSERKPSYRKFAEQLISDGYAYYAFDTPEDLDAKRKEIPNFQYGQATRMQMRNSLTLTINEVEELLAAKTPYVIRIKVPTDEIVHFNDLIRGDVSFETSLVDDKVLLKADGMPTYHLAVVVDDKAMEISHAFRGEEWLPSAPVHILLWKYLGWEAEMPAWAHLPLILKPDGHGKLSKRDGDRLGFPVYAMNWTDPKTGDVTRGFKEMGFIPEAFINMLALLGWNDGTDQELFSLKELEEKFSIERISKAGAKFDFEKAKWYNHEWIKAERAGRLAPSVKTELEKAGIEVNDDTFLNTVIDLIKDRCNLMSDFVAQSSYFFTSPAEYDVNSVKPKWTAEKADFFNGFADGLILSDAVSAEAAFKALAEEKGFKPGELMLPFRIMLVGGKFGPGVFDIAVLLGAEETKARITKAITVFNS; encoded by the coding sequence ATGGATAAAAAAGTTAGAGTAAGATTTGCCCCAAGCCCAACCGGAGGTTTGCATTTAGGTGGTGTGCGCACGGCCTTGTTCAATTATTTGTTTGCCAAAAAAAATAATGGAACTTTTGTACTTCGAATAGAAGATACTGATCAAAACCGCTTTGTAGAAGGCGCAGAACAATATATTGTAAACTGTTTAGATTGGTGCGGCATTACACCAGATGAAAGCCCTAACAACCCGGGGTCTTACGGGCCATACCGCCAAAGCGAACGCAAACCCAGCTACCGCAAATTTGCCGAACAGTTAATTAGCGATGGTTATGCTTATTATGCTTTCGATACCCCGGAAGATTTAGATGCCAAACGTAAGGAAATTCCAAATTTCCAATACGGGCAGGCCACGCGTATGCAAATGCGTAATTCTTTAACCCTTACCATTAATGAGGTTGAAGAGTTATTGGCAGCTAAAACACCATACGTGATCCGCATTAAGGTACCAACCGATGAAATTGTGCATTTTAATGATTTAATTCGTGGTGACGTAAGTTTCGAAACCTCTCTGGTCGATGATAAAGTGTTGTTAAAAGCCGACGGAATGCCAACCTACCATTTGGCCGTTGTAGTTGACGATAAGGCGATGGAAATTAGTCATGCTTTTAGGGGGGAAGAATGGTTGCCTTCAGCACCGGTGCATATTTTACTTTGGAAATATTTAGGTTGGGAAGCAGAAATGCCTGCATGGGCACATTTGCCTTTAATCTTAAAGCCGGACGGACATGGAAAGTTAAGTAAACGCGATGGCGACCGCTTAGGTTTCCCGGTTTATGCCATGAACTGGACCGACCCTAAAACAGGCGATGTAACCAGGGGATTTAAAGAAATGGGTTTTATACCCGAAGCTTTTATCAATATGCTGGCCCTTTTAGGCTGGAATGATGGTACTGACCAGGAGTTATTCTCCTTAAAAGAGCTGGAAGAAAAATTCTCGATAGAAAGAATTAGTAAAGCAGGAGCTAAATTCGATTTCGAAAAAGCGAAGTGGTATAACCATGAGTGGATCAAAGCAGAGCGTGCCGGGCGTCTGGCACCCAGCGTTAAAACTGAGCTTGAAAAAGCTGGTATTGAAGTTAATGATGATACTTTTTTAAATACCGTTATTGATCTAATTAAAGATCGTTGCAATTTGATGTCCGATTTTGTAGCACAGAGTAGTTACTTTTTTACCTCACCTGCAGAATATGATGTAAATTCGGTAAAGCCAAAGTGGACAGCTGAAAAAGCTGATTTCTTTAATGGTTTTGCTGATGGTTTAATATTAAGCGATGCCGTTTCTGCTGAAGCAGCATTTAAAGCCCTTGCCGAAGAAAAAGGCTTTAAACCAGGCGAATTGATGTTGCCTTTCCGCATTATGCTGGTAGGCGGTAAATTTGGTCCGGGCGTTTTTGATATTGCTGTATTATTGGGTGCAGAAGAAACTAAAGCAAGGATAACAAAAGCAATTACTGTTTTTAATAGCTAG
- a CDS encoding neutral zinc metallopeptidase has translation MQWFGKGSNNVEDGRSGGGGKTILGGGVGIIIVVLGLIFGKDLTGLVGQIPAATGTEEVKQGVPANDPQAQFVAGVLESTEQVWDKEFQTMGKQYEYPKLRLFRDAVQTACGNAGANVGPFYCPGDHKVYIDLSFYDDLKNRFGAAGDFAQAYVIAHEVGHHVQNLLGISEKLDQARDQVSEKEYNRLSVKLELQADFFAGLWAHNAQNLKDFKLDEGDIEEALTAANAIGDDKLQKQATGEVQPDSFTHGTSAQRMYWFKKGFETGDIKQGDTFNSNNL, from the coding sequence ATGCAATGGTTCGGTAAAGGCAGTAATAATGTAGAAGATGGCAGAAGTGGCGGAGGAGGAAAAACCATCCTCGGCGGCGGAGTAGGTATAATAATCGTGGTACTCGGCCTGATTTTTGGGAAAGATTTAACAGGCTTGGTTGGTCAGATTCCGGCTGCAACAGGCACTGAAGAAGTTAAACAGGGTGTACCGGCAAACGATCCGCAAGCACAGTTTGTAGCAGGTGTGTTAGAATCAACCGAGCAGGTATGGGATAAAGAATTTCAGACGATGGGCAAGCAGTATGAATATCCTAAACTTAGATTATTTAGAGATGCGGTGCAAACCGCCTGCGGTAATGCAGGAGCCAATGTAGGCCCCTTTTACTGTCCTGGAGACCATAAAGTATACATCGATTTATCATTTTATGATGATTTAAAAAACCGTTTTGGTGCAGCAGGCGATTTTGCCCAGGCGTATGTAATTGCACATGAGGTTGGCCATCACGTTCAAAATTTATTGGGCATATCAGAAAAGCTCGATCAGGCCCGTGACCAGGTAAGTGAGAAGGAATATAACCGCTTATCGGTGAAATTAGAATTACAGGCCGATTTTTTTGCCGGACTTTGGGCGCACAATGCCCAAAACCTTAAAGATTTTAAATTAGATGAAGGTGATATAGAAGAAGCATTAACTGCTGCCAATGCCATAGGCGATGATAAATTGCAAAAACAGGCTACAGGCGAAGTTCAACCAGATTCTTTTACACATGGTACCTCTGCACAGCGGATGTATTGGTTTAAAAAAGGCTTCGAAACAGGAGATATTAAACAAGGAGATACCTTTAATTCAAATAATTTATAA